One Labrus mixtus chromosome 22, fLabMix1.1, whole genome shotgun sequence genomic window carries:
- the tm7sf3 gene encoding transmembrane 7 superfamily member 3, translated as MCRWIWCPLLLLPLLLLLVMTEVEAQVENRVIFLPGTFQNVSVSQNETVQAIVSRIPPEVAFITLQFHTQHHNATLSYTRVPDLGLSLTAVDSGLLSALQPGQSALSMFLSSLDGDPVAGTGVILPYTSTDPVPGACNTEFNLDIDPNVYIHYNLYETTIRFAPANLGYERGEDPPACDESIEPSTRWRLQYDIYQYFLPENDLSERSLFRSIQDVADVRGMTQNGRRVMTLFSTDKSTAVFNSIPGQGVIYSVVVRDPVQNTSASYVPVHTYACSFTSTLDGCQTLGKISTKVFFTIIGLAGLFICFFGHRFFKIELFCMGFSFATFFFFVLITRTTQLQYDICLALSAVIGVVGGVLLVMSWWRFGSVMACIVVVGLMLGFLLASTIFFTPLGDLDLFRRSDAVFWVTFCCIMVIVPLFFVRWPREGNIITCGVVGAYAVVLAINAYIYTSLSYITLNILKRFLNNNFSSVFTDVPFQTIDYAMITVWVVLGVGGIVLQLYRERSRPFFPPSPYLMWLQERERRKTNVLDPSHHFPPLPNRILARARQLTKRNESAGEHTPLLL; from the exons ACCGAGTGATTTTCCTGCCCGGAACGTTTCAGAACGTGAGCGTCTCCCAGAACGAGACGGTGCAGGCCATAGTCTCCAGGATCCCCCCAGAGGTGGCTTTCATCACTCTGCAGTTTCACACGCAGCACCACAACGCCACACTCTCCTACACAAGG GTTCCAGACCTGGgtctctctctgacagcagtGGATTCAGGTCTCCTGTCAGCTCTTCAGCCGGGCCAATCGGCTCTCTCCATGTTCCTGTCATCTTTAGATGGTGACCCTGTGGCCGGCACCGGAGTCATCCTCCCATACACCAGCACCG aTCCGGTCCCTGGAGCTTGTAACACAGAGTTCAACCTGGACATCGACCCAAACGTCTACATCCACTACAACCTCTACGAGACCACGATCCGCTTTGCACCGGCCAACTTAGGTTACGAGAG gggGGAGGATCCTCCGGCCTGCGATGAATCCATAGAGCCCAGCACGCGCTGGCGGCTGCAGTACGACATTTACCAATACTTCCTGCCTGAGAACGACCTATCAGAGCGCAGCCTTTTCCGCAGCATCCAGGATGTGGCGGACGTCCGCGGCATGACGCAGAACGGCAGAAGG GTCATGACGCTGTTTTCAACAGATAAGAGCACGGCGGTCTTCAACTCCATCCCCGGTCAGGGCGTCATCTACTCGGTCGTCGTCAGAGACCCCGTGCAGAACACCTCGGCCTCCTACGTCCCCGTCCACACCTACGCCTGCAGCTTCACTTCCACTCTGGACGGCTGCCAAACACTGG GAAAAATATCCACAAAGGTTTTCTTCACCATCATTGGCTTGGCGGGCCTGTTCATCTGCTTCTTCGGACATCGCTTCTTCAAAATTG AGCTGTTCTGCATGGGATTCAGCTTTGCAACGTTTTTCTTCTTCGTGCTGATCACGAGGACAACACAGCTGCAATATGACA TCTGCCTGGCGTTGTCTGCTGTGATCGGCGTGGTGGGCGGCGTCCTCCTGGTGATGAGCTGGTGGCGTTTCGGCTCAGTCATGGCCTGCATCGTCGTGGTCGGACTGATGCTGGGTTTCCTCCTCGCCTCCACCATCTTCTTCACTCCTCTGG GTGACCTGGACTTGTTCAGGCGATCTGATGCTGTTTTCTGGGTGACCTTCTGCTGCATCATGGTCATCGTTCCGCTCTTCTTTGTGCGTTGGCCCAGAGAG GGGAACATCATCACGTGTGGTGTTGTCGGTGCTTACGCTGTCGTCCTGGCTATAAACGCCTACATCTACACGAGCCTCTCCTACATCACTCTGAACATCCTCAAACGCTTCCTCAACAACAACTTCAGCTCCGTGTTCACAGACGTGCCCTTCCAAACAATCG ACTACGCCATGATCACAGTGTGGGTGGTCCTCGGGGTGGGTGGCATCGTCCTGCAGCTCTACCGTGAGCGCTCTCGCCCGTTCTTCCCGCCCAGCCCGTAcctcatgtggctgcaggagcgcGAGCGCCGGAAGACCAACGTCCTGGACCCGAGCCACCACTTCCCCCCGCTGCCGAACCGCATCCTGGCCCGAGCGCGGCAGCTCACAAAGAGGAACGAGTCGGCCGGAGAACACACACCTCTGCTTCTctaa